A genome region from Maniola jurtina chromosome 22, ilManJurt1.1, whole genome shotgun sequence includes the following:
- the LOC123876730 gene encoding probable ATP-dependent RNA helicase DDX43 isoform X3, whose product MADSEDDWEESAPVAVAPAPATYSHNTRVYSSNVTGRGNRRGTGRGQSNETNWRARGGDDGQNRRDDGQNRRNFRQDNGNKKVISVPSNKVGRIIGKGGSKIRDLEYESEAKIKIGDSNGNDTQVTLFGTDDAISKVEGLIDELMQDRKPPPPKDTSNASSNDGASGASNYVTVNENGDEVIDWDRLNAEYDRNQKERWSKLPPIKKDFYIEDPEVRNMPAADVKLWRLANHDIQVKRTFDDKPDLRPIPNPVLTFEQAYQHYPEILDEIYKQGFKQPSPIQSQAWPILLRGDDMIGIAQTGTGKTLAFLLPALIHIDGQPTPREEREGPTVLILAPTRELALQIEKEASKYHYRGIKSVCVYGGGDRKEQIKVVAKGVDIVIATPGRFNDLVMARHLSAINFSYIVLDEADRMLDMGFEPQIRKSLFDVRPDRQTVMTSATWPSGVRRLAETYMKDPIQVNVGSLDLAAVHTVTQNIIFVEEDEKEAVLFDFIKNMEENDKILIFCGRKATASHISTELIVHGINCQSLHGDRDQGDREAALDDMVDGTVNILVATDVASRGIDIKDLTHVINFDFPRQIEEYVHRVGRTGRAGRTGISLSFVTRQDWAHARELIKILEEANQEIPDELLSMAERFEAMKIRRDRDGGGGRGGRGRGGRGRRDNYF is encoded by the exons atgGCGGACTCGGAAGATGACTGGGAAGAGAGCGCACCAGTTGCCGTAGCACCGGCACCGGCTACTTACAGCCACAATACTAGAGTGTACAGTTCTAATGTAACAGGGCGTGGAAATCGTAGAGGCACAGGAAGAGGCCAAAGCAATGAAACAAACTGGAGAGCACGTGGAGGAGACG ACGGTCAAAACCGGCGCGATGACGGTCAAAACCGGCGCAATTTTCGTCAAGACAATGGTAACAAAAAGGTTATATCAGTTCCGTCTAACAAAGTTGGTCGTATCATCGGCAAGGGTGGGTCCAAAATACGTGATCTCGAATATGAATCCGAAGCTAAAATTAAGATTGGAGATTCGAATGGAAACGATACTCAAGTAACCCTTTTTGGTACAGATGATGCGATATCGAAAGTAGAAGGCTTGATCGATGAGCTTATGCAAGATCGCAAACCTCCTCCACCTAAAGACACATCTAATGCCAGCAGCAATGATGGTGCAAGTGGCGCTTCTAACTATGTAACAGTCAATGAGAATGGTGATGAAGTAATCGATTGGGACAGGCTGAATGCTGAATATGATCGGAATCAAAAAGAGAGATGGAGTAAGTTGCCACcaattaaaaaagatttttatatagagGATCCCGAAGTGAGAAATATGCCAGCAGCTGATGTAAAACTGTGGCGTTTAGCTAACCATGACATACAAGTAAAAAGGACATTCGATGACAAACCTGATTTGCGACCCATACCGAACCCAGTATTAACGTTCGAACAGGCATATCAGCACTACCCAGAAATCTTAGATGAAATCTATAAACAAGGTTTCAAACAGCCATCCCCTATTCAGAGTCAAGCCTGGCCTATACTACTAAGAGGAGATGACATGATCGGCATTGCCCAAACTGGTACTGGGAAAACATTAGCCTTTTTGTTGCCTGCCTTAATACATATTGATGGTCAACCAACACCTAGAGAAGAGAGAGAGGGTCCCACTGTTCTTATTTTGGCCCCCACAAGGGAACTTGCACTGCAGATTGAGAAAGAGGCTTCAAAGTATCACTACAGAGGGATAAAATCTGTTTGTGTTTATGGTGGAGGGGATAGAAAAGAACAAATCAAAGTTGTTGCTAAAGGTGTGGACATAGTTATTGCCACTCCTGGACGATTTAATGATCTTGTGATGGCCAGACATTTAAGTGCAATAAACTTCTCATATATTGTATTGGATGAGGCCGATCGAATGTTGGATATGGGGTTTGAGCCACAGATAAGAAAATCTTTGTTTGATGTGagaccagacagacagactgtgATGACTTCGGCTACATGGCCATCTGGTGTGCGCCGTCTGGCCGAGACTTACATGAAGGATCCCATTCAAGTAAACGTAGGCTCTTTAGATCTTGCTGCAGTCCATACAGTTACACAGAACATTATATTTGTAGAAGAGGACGAGAAGGAAGCTGTACTatttgattttatcaaaaacatGGAAGAGAATGACAAGATTCTCATATTTTGTGGTAGAAAGGCAACCGCCTCACATATCTCTACTGAATTAATTGTACATGGAATAAACTGTCAGTCTTTACACGGAGACAGGGACCAGGGTGACCGTGAAGCTGCGCTGGATGACATGGTGGATGGTACAGTCAACATACTGGTTGCAACAGATGTTGCATCAAGAGGCATAGATATAAAAGACTTGACACATGTAATAAATTTCGACTTCCCACGTCAAATCGAAGAGTATGTTCATAGAGTAGGCAGGACTGGAAGAGCAGGAAGAACTGGTATTTCCTTATCATTTGTCACAAGACAGGACTGGGCGCATGCCCGTGAACTCATAAAGATATTAGAGGAAGCAAATCAAGAAATACCTGATGAGTTATTGTCAATGGCTGAAAGGTTTGAAGCTATGAAAATCCGTAGAGACAGAGATGGTGGTGGTGGCAGAGGAGGGAGGGGGCGCGGCGGCAGAGGAAGAAGAGATAATTACTTTTAG
- the LOC123876730 gene encoding probable ATP-dependent RNA helicase DDX43 isoform X4, which yields MADSEDDWEESAPVAVAPAPATYSHNTRVYSSNVTGRGNRRGTGRGQSNETNWRARGGDDGQNRRDDGQNRRNFRQDNGNKKVISVPSNKVGRIIGKGGSKIRDLEYESEAKIKIGDSNGNDTQVTLFGTDDAISKVEGLIDELMQDRKPPPPKDTSNASSNDGASGASNYVTVNENGDEVIDWDRLNAEYDRNQKERWSKLPPIKKDFYIEDPEVRNMPAADVKLWRLANHDIQVKRTFDDKPDLRPIPNPVLTFEQAYQHYPEILDEIYKQGFKQPSPIQSQAWPILLRGDDMIGIAQTGTGKTLAFLLPALIHIDGQPTPREEREGPTVLILAPTRELALQIEKEASKYHYRGIKSVCVYGGGDRKEQIKVVAKGVDIVIATPGRFNDLVMARHLSAINFSYIVLDEADRMLDMGFEPQIRKSLFDVRPDRQTVMTSATWPSGVRRLAETYMKDPIQVNVGSLDLAAVHTVTQNIIFVEEDEKEAVLFDFIKNMEENDKILIFCGRKATASHISTELIVHGINCQSLHGDRDQGDREAALDDMVDGTVNILVATDVASRGIDIKDLTHVINFDFPRQIEEYVHRVGRTGRAGRTGISLSFVTRQDWAHARELIKILEEANQEIPDELLSMAERFEAMKIRRDRDGGGGRGGRGRGGRGRRDNYF from the exons atgGCGGACTCGGAAGATGACTGGGAAGAGAGCGCACCAGTTGCCGTAGCACCGGCACCGGCTACTTACAGCCACAATACTAGAGTGTACAGTTCTAATGTAACAGGGCGTGGAAATCGTAGAGGCACAGGAAGAGGCCAAAGCAATGAAACAAACTGGAGAGCACGTGGAGGA GACGACGGTCAAAACCGGCGCGATGACGGTCAAAACCGGCGCAATTTTCGTCAAGACAATGGTAACAAAAAGGTTATATCAGTTCCGTCTAACAAAGTTGGTCGTATCATCGGCAAGGGTGGGTCCAAAATACGTGATCTCGAATATGAATCCGAAGCTAAAATTAAGATTGGAGATTCGAATGGAAACGATACTCAAGTAACCCTTTTTGGTACAGATGATGCGATATCGAAAGTAGAAGGCTTGATCGATGAGCTTATGCAAGATCGCAAACCTCCTCCACCTAAAGACACATCTAATGCCAGCAGCAATGATGGTGCAAGTGGCGCTTCTAACTATGTAACAGTCAATGAGAATGGTGATGAAGTAATCGATTGGGACAGGCTGAATGCTGAATATGATCGGAATCAAAAAGAGAGATGGAGTAAGTTGCCACcaattaaaaaagatttttatatagagGATCCCGAAGTGAGAAATATGCCAGCAGCTGATGTAAAACTGTGGCGTTTAGCTAACCATGACATACAAGTAAAAAGGACATTCGATGACAAACCTGATTTGCGACCCATACCGAACCCAGTATTAACGTTCGAACAGGCATATCAGCACTACCCAGAAATCTTAGATGAAATCTATAAACAAGGTTTCAAACAGCCATCCCCTATTCAGAGTCAAGCCTGGCCTATACTACTAAGAGGAGATGACATGATCGGCATTGCCCAAACTGGTACTGGGAAAACATTAGCCTTTTTGTTGCCTGCCTTAATACATATTGATGGTCAACCAACACCTAGAGAAGAGAGAGAGGGTCCCACTGTTCTTATTTTGGCCCCCACAAGGGAACTTGCACTGCAGATTGAGAAAGAGGCTTCAAAGTATCACTACAGAGGGATAAAATCTGTTTGTGTTTATGGTGGAGGGGATAGAAAAGAACAAATCAAAGTTGTTGCTAAAGGTGTGGACATAGTTATTGCCACTCCTGGACGATTTAATGATCTTGTGATGGCCAGACATTTAAGTGCAATAAACTTCTCATATATTGTATTGGATGAGGCCGATCGAATGTTGGATATGGGGTTTGAGCCACAGATAAGAAAATCTTTGTTTGATGTGagaccagacagacagactgtgATGACTTCGGCTACATGGCCATCTGGTGTGCGCCGTCTGGCCGAGACTTACATGAAGGATCCCATTCAAGTAAACGTAGGCTCTTTAGATCTTGCTGCAGTCCATACAGTTACACAGAACATTATATTTGTAGAAGAGGACGAGAAGGAAGCTGTACTatttgattttatcaaaaacatGGAAGAGAATGACAAGATTCTCATATTTTGTGGTAGAAAGGCAACCGCCTCACATATCTCTACTGAATTAATTGTACATGGAATAAACTGTCAGTCTTTACACGGAGACAGGGACCAGGGTGACCGTGAAGCTGCGCTGGATGACATGGTGGATGGTACAGTCAACATACTGGTTGCAACAGATGTTGCATCAAGAGGCATAGATATAAAAGACTTGACACATGTAATAAATTTCGACTTCCCACGTCAAATCGAAGAGTATGTTCATAGAGTAGGCAGGACTGGAAGAGCAGGAAGAACTGGTATTTCCTTATCATTTGTCACAAGACAGGACTGGGCGCATGCCCGTGAACTCATAAAGATATTAGAGGAAGCAAATCAAGAAATACCTGATGAGTTATTGTCAATGGCTGAAAGGTTTGAAGCTATGAAAATCCGTAGAGACAGAGATGGTGGTGGTGGCAGAGGAGGGAGGGGGCGCGGCGGCAGAGGAAGAAGAGATAATTACTTTTAG
- the LOC123876730 gene encoding probable ATP-dependent RNA helicase DDX43 isoform X2 gives MADSEDDWEESAPVAVAPAPATYSHNTRVYSSNVTGRGNRRGTGRGQSNETNWRARGGDDGQNRRDDGQNRRDDGQYRRDDGQNRRDDGQNRRNFRQDNGNKKVISVPSNKVGRIIGKGGSKIRDLEYESEAKIKIGDSNGNDTQVTLFGTDDAISKVEGLIDELMQDRKPPPPKDTSNASSNDGASGASNYVTVNENGDEVIDWDRLNAEYDRNQKERWSKLPPIKKDFYIEDPEVRNMPAADVKLWRLANHDIQVKRTFDDKPDLRPIPNPVLTFEQAYQHYPEILDEIYKQGFKQPSPIQSQAWPILLRGDDMIGIAQTGTGKTLAFLLPALIHIDGQPTPREEREGPTVLILAPTRELALQIEKEASKYHYRGIKSVCVYGGGDRKEQIKVVAKGVDIVIATPGRFNDLVMARHLSAINFSYIVLDEADRMLDMGFEPQIRKSLFDVRPDRQTVMTSATWPSGVRRLAETYMKDPIQVNVGSLDLAAVHTVTQNIIFVEEDEKEAVLFDFIKNMEENDKILIFCGRKATASHISTELIVHGINCQSLHGDRDQGDREAALDDMVDGTVNILVATDVASRGIDIKDLTHVINFDFPRQIEEYVHRVGRTGRAGRTGISLSFVTRQDWAHARELIKILEEANQEIPDELLSMAERFEAMKIRRDRDGGGGRGGRGRGGRGRRDNYF, from the exons atgGCGGACTCGGAAGATGACTGGGAAGAGAGCGCACCAGTTGCCGTAGCACCGGCACCGGCTACTTACAGCCACAATACTAGAGTGTACAGTTCTAATGTAACAGGGCGTGGAAATCGTAGAGGCACAGGAAGAGGCCAAAGCAATGAAACAAACTGGAGAGCACGTGGAGGA GATGACGGTCAAAACCGCCGCGATGACGGTCAAAACAGGCGCGATGATGGTCAATACCGGCGTGACGACGGTCAAAACCGGCGCGATGACGGTCAAAACCGGCGCAATTTTCGTCAAGACAATGGTAACAAAAAGGTTATATCAGTTCCGTCTAACAAAGTTGGTCGTATCATCGGCAAGGGTGGGTCCAAAATACGTGATCTCGAATATGAATCCGAAGCTAAAATTAAGATTGGAGATTCGAATGGAAACGATACTCAAGTAACCCTTTTTGGTACAGATGATGCGATATCGAAAGTAGAAGGCTTGATCGATGAGCTTATGCAAGATCGCAAACCTCCTCCACCTAAAGACACATCTAATGCCAGCAGCAATGATGGTGCAAGTGGCGCTTCTAACTATGTAACAGTCAATGAGAATGGTGATGAAGTAATCGATTGGGACAGGCTGAATGCTGAATATGATCGGAATCAAAAAGAGAGATGGAGTAAGTTGCCACcaattaaaaaagatttttatatagagGATCCCGAAGTGAGAAATATGCCAGCAGCTGATGTAAAACTGTGGCGTTTAGCTAACCATGACATACAAGTAAAAAGGACATTCGATGACAAACCTGATTTGCGACCCATACCGAACCCAGTATTAACGTTCGAACAGGCATATCAGCACTACCCAGAAATCTTAGATGAAATCTATAAACAAGGTTTCAAACAGCCATCCCCTATTCAGAGTCAAGCCTGGCCTATACTACTAAGAGGAGATGACATGATCGGCATTGCCCAAACTGGTACTGGGAAAACATTAGCCTTTTTGTTGCCTGCCTTAATACATATTGATGGTCAACCAACACCTAGAGAAGAGAGAGAGGGTCCCACTGTTCTTATTTTGGCCCCCACAAGGGAACTTGCACTGCAGATTGAGAAAGAGGCTTCAAAGTATCACTACAGAGGGATAAAATCTGTTTGTGTTTATGGTGGAGGGGATAGAAAAGAACAAATCAAAGTTGTTGCTAAAGGTGTGGACATAGTTATTGCCACTCCTGGACGATTTAATGATCTTGTGATGGCCAGACATTTAAGTGCAATAAACTTCTCATATATTGTATTGGATGAGGCCGATCGAATGTTGGATATGGGGTTTGAGCCACAGATAAGAAAATCTTTGTTTGATGTGagaccagacagacagactgtgATGACTTCGGCTACATGGCCATCTGGTGTGCGCCGTCTGGCCGAGACTTACATGAAGGATCCCATTCAAGTAAACGTAGGCTCTTTAGATCTTGCTGCAGTCCATACAGTTACACAGAACATTATATTTGTAGAAGAGGACGAGAAGGAAGCTGTACTatttgattttatcaaaaacatGGAAGAGAATGACAAGATTCTCATATTTTGTGGTAGAAAGGCAACCGCCTCACATATCTCTACTGAATTAATTGTACATGGAATAAACTGTCAGTCTTTACACGGAGACAGGGACCAGGGTGACCGTGAAGCTGCGCTGGATGACATGGTGGATGGTACAGTCAACATACTGGTTGCAACAGATGTTGCATCAAGAGGCATAGATATAAAAGACTTGACACATGTAATAAATTTCGACTTCCCACGTCAAATCGAAGAGTATGTTCATAGAGTAGGCAGGACTGGAAGAGCAGGAAGAACTGGTATTTCCTTATCATTTGTCACAAGACAGGACTGGGCGCATGCCCGTGAACTCATAAAGATATTAGAGGAAGCAAATCAAGAAATACCTGATGAGTTATTGTCAATGGCTGAAAGGTTTGAAGCTATGAAAATCCGTAGAGACAGAGATGGTGGTGGTGGCAGAGGAGGGAGGGGGCGCGGCGGCAGAGGAAGAAGAGATAATTACTTTTAG
- the LOC123876730 gene encoding probable ATP-dependent RNA helicase DDX43 isoform X1, giving the protein MADSEDDWEESAPVAVAPAPATYSHNTRVYSSNVTGRGNRRGTGRGQSNETNWRARGGDGQNRRDDGQYRRDDAQNRRDDGQYRRDDGQNRRDDGQNRRDDGQYRRDDGQNRRDDGQNRRNFRQDNGNKKVISVPSNKVGRIIGKGGSKIRDLEYESEAKIKIGDSNGNDTQVTLFGTDDAISKVEGLIDELMQDRKPPPPKDTSNASSNDGASGASNYVTVNENGDEVIDWDRLNAEYDRNQKERWSKLPPIKKDFYIEDPEVRNMPAADVKLWRLANHDIQVKRTFDDKPDLRPIPNPVLTFEQAYQHYPEILDEIYKQGFKQPSPIQSQAWPILLRGDDMIGIAQTGTGKTLAFLLPALIHIDGQPTPREEREGPTVLILAPTRELALQIEKEASKYHYRGIKSVCVYGGGDRKEQIKVVAKGVDIVIATPGRFNDLVMARHLSAINFSYIVLDEADRMLDMGFEPQIRKSLFDVRPDRQTVMTSATWPSGVRRLAETYMKDPIQVNVGSLDLAAVHTVTQNIIFVEEDEKEAVLFDFIKNMEENDKILIFCGRKATASHISTELIVHGINCQSLHGDRDQGDREAALDDMVDGTVNILVATDVASRGIDIKDLTHVINFDFPRQIEEYVHRVGRTGRAGRTGISLSFVTRQDWAHARELIKILEEANQEIPDELLSMAERFEAMKIRRDRDGGGGRGGRGRGGRGRRDNYF; this is encoded by the coding sequence atgGCGGACTCGGAAGATGACTGGGAAGAGAGCGCACCAGTTGCCGTAGCACCGGCACCGGCTACTTACAGCCACAATACTAGAGTGTACAGTTCTAATGTAACAGGGCGTGGAAATCGTAGAGGCACAGGAAGAGGCCAAAGCAATGAAACAAACTGGAGAGCACGTGGAGGAGACGGACAAAACCGGCGCGATGACGGTCAATATCGACGTGATGACGCTCAAAACAGGCGCGATGATGGTCAATACAGGCGTGATGACGGTCAAAACCGCCGCGATGACGGTCAAAACAGGCGCGATGATGGTCAATACCGGCGTGACGACGGTCAAAACCGGCGCGATGACGGTCAAAACCGGCGCAATTTTCGTCAAGACAATGGTAACAAAAAGGTTATATCAGTTCCGTCTAACAAAGTTGGTCGTATCATCGGCAAGGGTGGGTCCAAAATACGTGATCTCGAATATGAATCCGAAGCTAAAATTAAGATTGGAGATTCGAATGGAAACGATACTCAAGTAACCCTTTTTGGTACAGATGATGCGATATCGAAAGTAGAAGGCTTGATCGATGAGCTTATGCAAGATCGCAAACCTCCTCCACCTAAAGACACATCTAATGCCAGCAGCAATGATGGTGCAAGTGGCGCTTCTAACTATGTAACAGTCAATGAGAATGGTGATGAAGTAATCGATTGGGACAGGCTGAATGCTGAATATGATCGGAATCAAAAAGAGAGATGGAGTAAGTTGCCACcaattaaaaaagatttttatatagagGATCCCGAAGTGAGAAATATGCCAGCAGCTGATGTAAAACTGTGGCGTTTAGCTAACCATGACATACAAGTAAAAAGGACATTCGATGACAAACCTGATTTGCGACCCATACCGAACCCAGTATTAACGTTCGAACAGGCATATCAGCACTACCCAGAAATCTTAGATGAAATCTATAAACAAGGTTTCAAACAGCCATCCCCTATTCAGAGTCAAGCCTGGCCTATACTACTAAGAGGAGATGACATGATCGGCATTGCCCAAACTGGTACTGGGAAAACATTAGCCTTTTTGTTGCCTGCCTTAATACATATTGATGGTCAACCAACACCTAGAGAAGAGAGAGAGGGTCCCACTGTTCTTATTTTGGCCCCCACAAGGGAACTTGCACTGCAGATTGAGAAAGAGGCTTCAAAGTATCACTACAGAGGGATAAAATCTGTTTGTGTTTATGGTGGAGGGGATAGAAAAGAACAAATCAAAGTTGTTGCTAAAGGTGTGGACATAGTTATTGCCACTCCTGGACGATTTAATGATCTTGTGATGGCCAGACATTTAAGTGCAATAAACTTCTCATATATTGTATTGGATGAGGCCGATCGAATGTTGGATATGGGGTTTGAGCCACAGATAAGAAAATCTTTGTTTGATGTGagaccagacagacagactgtgATGACTTCGGCTACATGGCCATCTGGTGTGCGCCGTCTGGCCGAGACTTACATGAAGGATCCCATTCAAGTAAACGTAGGCTCTTTAGATCTTGCTGCAGTCCATACAGTTACACAGAACATTATATTTGTAGAAGAGGACGAGAAGGAAGCTGTACTatttgattttatcaaaaacatGGAAGAGAATGACAAGATTCTCATATTTTGTGGTAGAAAGGCAACCGCCTCACATATCTCTACTGAATTAATTGTACATGGAATAAACTGTCAGTCTTTACACGGAGACAGGGACCAGGGTGACCGTGAAGCTGCGCTGGATGACATGGTGGATGGTACAGTCAACATACTGGTTGCAACAGATGTTGCATCAAGAGGCATAGATATAAAAGACTTGACACATGTAATAAATTTCGACTTCCCACGTCAAATCGAAGAGTATGTTCATAGAGTAGGCAGGACTGGAAGAGCAGGAAGAACTGGTATTTCCTTATCATTTGTCACAAGACAGGACTGGGCGCATGCCCGTGAACTCATAAAGATATTAGAGGAAGCAAATCAAGAAATACCTGATGAGTTATTGTCAATGGCTGAAAGGTTTGAAGCTATGAAAATCCGTAGAGACAGAGATGGTGGTGGTGGCAGAGGAGGGAGGGGGCGCGGCGGCAGAGGAAGAAGAGATAATTACTTTTAG